From the Streptomyces pluripotens genome, one window contains:
- the nagB gene encoding glucosamine-6-phosphate deaminase, with product MEVVIVPDAAAGGELIAEAMAQLLRRRPDALLGVATGSTPVPIYQALKAKVRSGAVDASRARIAQLDEYVGLPADHPESYRSVLHRQVLEPLGIGMNAFMGPDGTATDVQAACEAYDRALTEAGGVDLQLLGIGTDGHIGFNEPCSSLASRTRIKTLTEQTRIDNARFFGGDVRQVPHHVITQGIGTILEARHLVLLATGENKADAVAATVEGPVAAVCPASALQLHPHATVVVDEAAASKLKLADYFRHTYANKPGWQGI from the coding sequence GTGGAAGTTGTCATCGTTCCGGACGCCGCTGCAGGTGGCGAGCTGATCGCCGAGGCCATGGCCCAGCTGCTGCGGCGCAGGCCGGACGCCCTGCTCGGCGTGGCCACTGGCTCCACCCCGGTGCCCATCTACCAGGCGCTGAAGGCCAAGGTGCGCTCCGGCGCCGTGGATGCCTCCCGGGCGCGGATCGCACAGCTCGACGAGTACGTCGGCCTGCCCGCGGACCACCCCGAGTCCTACCGTTCGGTCCTGCACCGGCAGGTGCTGGAACCACTCGGAATAGGCATGAACGCGTTCATGGGGCCGGACGGCACAGCCACGGACGTACAGGCGGCCTGTGAGGCGTACGACCGCGCACTCACCGAAGCGGGCGGGGTCGACCTGCAACTGCTCGGCATCGGGACCGACGGGCACATCGGGTTCAACGAGCCGTGCTCCTCACTCGCCTCGCGCACCCGGATCAAGACGCTGACCGAGCAGACCCGGATCGACAACGCCCGCTTCTTCGGCGGTGACGTCCGGCAGGTCCCGCACCACGTCATCACCCAGGGCATCGGCACGATCCTGGAGGCCAGGCACCTGGTGCTCCTGGCGACCGGCGAGAACAAGGCGGACGCGGTCGCGGCGACCGTCGAGGGACCGGTGGCAGCAGTGTGCCCGGCCTCCGCGCTCCAACTCCACCCGCATGCCACGGTGGTCGTCGACGAGGCGGCCGCGTCCAAACTCAAGCTGGCCGACTACTTCCGGCACACCTACGCCAACAAGCCC
- a CDS encoding sensor histidine kinase: MNELVRQHTALDDSDLEWLHLLVSEWQLLSDLSFADLVLWVPTRDGTRYVSVAQMRPNTGPTSYQDDMVGHLVPRGRRPMLDAALDEGRIVREGDPEWREEVPVRVESIPVRREGRVLGVIARNTNLLTVRTPSRLELTYLQSASDLAQMIAAGAFPFPDQQVDMDASPRVGDGLIRLDADGTVQYASPNALSAYHRLGLAADLVGQHLGQATAGLAPTRGPVDEALAKVASGWAPREFEIETNDGVIQFRAIPLKPKGTRIGSLVLLRDVTELRRRERELITKDATIREIHHRVKNNLQTVAALLRLQARRIESERGREALEEAVRRVGSIAIVHETLSQNLDERVEFDDIADRVLAMVAEISPGKVTGRRTGRFGILDAEVATPLSMVLTEVLQNALEHGFRSGDTGTVEVSAARGGTTKEARLLVTVQDDGVGLPEGFDPHRSGNLGLQIVRTLVEGELGGSFDMVPAPGRGTRVILDIPVRAQK, from the coding sequence ATGAACGAACTCGTACGCCAGCACACGGCCCTCGATGACTCCGACCTCGAGTGGCTGCACCTGCTGGTCTCGGAGTGGCAACTGCTCTCCGACCTCTCCTTCGCCGACCTGGTCCTGTGGGTGCCCACCCGCGATGGCACGCGGTACGTCTCGGTCGCCCAGATGCGCCCCAACACCGGCCCCACCTCCTACCAGGACGACATGGTCGGCCATCTCGTGCCGAGGGGCCGTCGGCCCATGCTGGACGCGGCGCTCGATGAGGGCCGGATCGTGCGTGAAGGTGACCCTGAGTGGCGCGAAGAAGTCCCGGTACGGGTCGAGTCCATCCCCGTGCGGCGTGAGGGTCGCGTCCTCGGAGTGATCGCCCGCAACACCAATCTGCTCACCGTGCGCACTCCGAGCCGTCTGGAGCTGACCTACCTCCAGAGCGCCTCCGACCTGGCGCAGATGATCGCGGCCGGCGCCTTCCCCTTCCCCGACCAGCAGGTCGACATGGACGCTTCGCCGCGCGTCGGCGACGGCCTGATCCGGCTGGACGCCGACGGCACCGTCCAGTACGCCTCCCCGAACGCCCTCTCCGCCTACCACCGTCTCGGCCTGGCCGCCGACCTGGTCGGCCAGCACCTGGGTCAGGCCACCGCCGGGCTGGCTCCGACCCGGGGCCCGGTGGACGAGGCGCTGGCCAAGGTGGCCAGCGGCTGGGCGCCGCGCGAGTTCGAGATCGAGACCAATGACGGGGTGATCCAGTTCAGGGCCATCCCGCTCAAACCCAAGGGCACCCGTATCGGCTCGCTGGTGCTGCTCCGGGACGTCACCGAACTCCGGCGCCGTGAACGTGAGTTGATCACCAAGGACGCGACCATCCGGGAGATCCACCACCGGGTGAAGAACAACCTCCAGACGGTGGCCGCCCTGCTGCGTCTCCAGGCCCGTCGCATTGAATCCGAGCGTGGTCGGGAGGCTCTGGAGGAGGCCGTGCGTCGGGTCGGTTCGATCGCCATCGTGCATGAGACGTTGTCCCAGAACCTGGACGAGCGGGTGGAGTTCGACGACATCGCCGACCGGGTGCTGGCGATGGTCGCCGAGATCTCTCCGGGGAAGGTGACCGGTCGGCGCACCGGACGGTTCGGGATACTCGACGCCGAGGTCGCCACTCCCCTGTCGATGGTCCTCACCGAGGTCCTGCAGAACGCACTGGAGCACGGCTTCCGGTCCGGTGACACCGGCACGGTCGAGGTGTCGGCGGCCCGCGGTGGTACCACCAAGGAGGCGCGCCTCCTGGTCACCGTCCAGGATGACGGCGTTGGTCTGCCCGAGGGCTTCGATCCGCACCGCTCGGGAAACCTGGGCCTGCAGATCGTGCGGACGCTGGTGGAAGGCGAGTTGGGCGGCTCGTTCGACATGGTTCCGGCCCCCGGGCGAGGCACCCGGGTGATCCTGGACATTCCGGTGCGGGCACAGAAATAG
- a CDS encoding WhiB family transcriptional regulator: protein MDWRHNAVCREEDPELFFPIGNTGPALLQIEEAKAVCRRCPVIEQCLQWALESGQDSGVWGGLSEDERRAMKRRAARNRARQASA, encoded by the coding sequence ATGGACTGGCGTCACAACGCCGTTTGCCGCGAGGAAGACCCCGAGCTCTTCTTCCCCATCGGCAACACCGGTCCCGCGCTGCTGCAGATCGAGGAAGCCAAGGCCGTCTGCCGTCGCTGCCCGGTGATCGAGCAGTGTCTGCAGTGGGCGCTTGAGTCCGGTCAGGACTCCGGCGTCTGGGGTGGTCTCAGCGAGGACGAGCGCCGCGCCATGAAGCGCCGCGCCGCCCGCAACCGGGCCCGTCAGGCTTCCGCCTGA
- a CDS encoding diacylglycerol/lipid kinase family protein has protein sequence MRALLVVNPAATTTSARRRDVLIHALASEMKLEAVTTEYRGHARDLGRQAAESDDVDMVVALGGDGTVNEVVNGLLHAGPAPERLPGLAVVPGGSTNVFARALGLPNDPVEATGALLDALRERRERVVGLGLTSGTPGTEDEAVPDRWFTFNAGLGFDAGVVGRVEQQRERGKKSTHALYVRQVVRQFLGEPNRRRGAITLERPDAEPLDDLVVAIVSNTSPWTYLGNRPMYTSPKASFDTGIDVLGLSRLSTTAVARYGTQLLTSSPERGPHGKHVVSLHDLDRFTLHSKAPLPLQMDGDHLGLRTSVTFTGVRRALRVIV, from the coding sequence ATGCGTGCACTCCTCGTGGTCAATCCGGCGGCAACCACCACAAGCGCACGCAGGCGTGACGTGCTGATCCATGCACTGGCGAGCGAGATGAAGCTGGAAGCGGTCACCACCGAGTACCGCGGCCACGCACGCGACCTGGGGCGGCAGGCCGCGGAGAGCGATGACGTCGACATGGTCGTGGCGCTCGGTGGCGACGGCACGGTCAACGAGGTCGTCAACGGCCTCCTGCACGCGGGTCCGGCTCCGGAGCGGCTCCCCGGGCTCGCCGTCGTACCCGGCGGCTCCACGAACGTCTTCGCCCGCGCCCTGGGGTTGCCGAACGACCCCGTCGAGGCCACCGGTGCGTTGCTGGACGCACTGCGCGAGCGCCGGGAGCGGGTCGTCGGCCTAGGGCTCACTTCAGGCACACCGGGCACCGAGGACGAGGCGGTCCCGGACCGCTGGTTCACCTTCAACGCCGGCCTGGGCTTCGATGCCGGCGTGGTCGGCCGGGTCGAACAGCAGCGCGAGCGCGGCAAGAAGTCGACGCACGCGTTGTACGTGCGTCAGGTGGTCCGGCAGTTCCTCGGGGAGCCGAACCGTCGGCGCGGGGCGATCACGCTGGAACGGCCCGATGCGGAGCCACTCGACGATCTTGTCGTCGCCATAGTCTCGAACACGTCCCCTTGGACGTATCTCGGCAATCGCCCGATGTACACATCACCTAAGGCCTCGTTCGACACCGGCATCGACGTACTCGGTCTCAGCCGTCTGTCGACGACCGCGGTTGCCCGGTATGGCACCCAGTTGCTCACTTCGTCCCCCGAGCGCGGCCCCCATGGCAAGCATGTCGTCTCACTACACGATCTGGACCGGTTCACCTTGCATTCGAAGGCGCCCCTGCCGCTACAGATGGACGGTGACCACCTGGGGCTGCGTACGAGCGTGACGTTCACAGGCGTACGCCGTGCACTGCGTGTGATTGTGTGA
- a CDS encoding RNA polymerase sigma factor SigF: protein MRDEERGTRELPAGDGGAFRPGAAEAPGDGPQGGSRRMMDGIDGIPEQARPHPEADSAQDGTDGAVQGAPSREHGGAEPAGRAKPGARGRATGGTMSEHERNAEDGALGAAAVQAAQHDAQDRSGARAMFVELRTLDPGSARYAELRNQLVRMHLPLVEHLARRFRNRGEPLDDLTQVATIGLIKSVDRFDPERGVEFSTYATPTVVGEIKRHFRDKGWAVRVPRRLQELRLALTTATAELSQLHGRSPTVHELAEKLAISEEEVLEGLESANAYSTLSLDVPDTDDESPAVADTLGAEDEALEGVEYRESLKPLLEDLPPREKRILLLRFFGNMTQSQIAQEVGISQMHVSRLLARTLAQLREKLLVEE from the coding sequence GTGCGGGACGAAGAGCGCGGCACACGGGAACTGCCGGCCGGAGACGGAGGCGCCTTCCGGCCGGGAGCCGCCGAGGCCCCCGGGGACGGCCCTCAGGGCGGTTCCCGGCGCATGATGGACGGCATCGACGGCATCCCCGAGCAGGCCAGGCCACATCCGGAGGCCGATTCCGCGCAGGACGGCACCGACGGTGCCGTGCAAGGCGCACCTTCGCGGGAGCACGGCGGGGCGGAACCCGCCGGCCGCGCGAAGCCGGGGGCTCGGGGAAGGGCTACGGGCGGGACGATGAGCGAGCACGAGCGAAACGCCGAGGACGGCGCGCTGGGCGCGGCGGCCGTGCAGGCCGCACAGCACGACGCCCAGGACCGCAGCGGGGCCCGGGCGATGTTCGTCGAGCTACGCACACTGGACCCGGGCAGCGCGAGGTACGCGGAGCTTCGCAACCAGCTGGTCCGTATGCACCTGCCGCTCGTGGAGCACCTCGCACGCCGGTTCCGCAACCGTGGCGAACCGCTGGACGACCTCACGCAGGTGGCCACGATCGGCCTGATCAAGTCGGTCGACCGGTTCGACCCGGAGCGCGGCGTGGAATTCTCCACGTATGCCACCCCGACCGTCGTCGGCGAGATCAAGCGCCATTTCCGCGACAAGGGCTGGGCGGTGCGCGTGCCGCGTCGGCTACAGGAACTACGGCTCGCGCTGACCACGGCGACGGCCGAGCTGTCCCAGTTGCACGGCCGCTCCCCCACGGTCCACGAGTTGGCGGAGAAGCTCGCCATCTCCGAGGAAGAGGTCCTGGAGGGCCTGGAGTCCGCCAACGCGTATTCCACGCTGTCCCTGGACGTCCCCGATACCGACGACGAGTCCCCGGCGGTCGCGGACACCCTTGGCGCCGAGGACGAGGCGCTGGAAGGCGTGGAGTACCGCGAGTCCCTCAAGCCGCTGCTGGAGGATCTACCGCCGCGCGAGAAGCGAATCCTGCTGCTGCGCTTCTTCGGGAACATGACCCAGTCGCAGATCGCGCAGGAGGTCGGCATCTCCCAGATGCACGTCTCCCGACTGTTGGCCCGCACGCTGGCCCAGCTGCGGGAGAAGCTGCTGGTGGAGGAGTAG
- a CDS encoding anti-sigma regulatory factor: MSQIAGEPAANQDFVEVRLPAAGAYLSVLRTATAGLAARLDFTLDEIEDLRIAVDEACAILLQQAVPGSVLSCVFRLVDDSLEVTVSAPTTDGNAPSRDTFAWTVLSALAGKVSSAVDEDRTVSISLYKQRGAGPGPA; the protein is encoded by the coding sequence GTGTCCCAGATCGCAGGCGAGCCCGCGGCGAACCAGGACTTCGTGGAAGTCCGGCTTCCGGCTGCGGGTGCCTACCTGTCGGTGCTGCGGACGGCCACGGCCGGTCTGGCGGCCCGCTTGGACTTCACCCTGGACGAGATCGAGGACCTGCGCATCGCCGTGGACGAGGCCTGCGCGATCCTGCTTCAGCAGGCCGTTCCCGGTTCTGTACTCAGCTGTGTCTTCCGGCTCGTCGACGACTCGCTGGAAGTGACGGTGTCGGCACCGACCACAGACGGAAACGCCCCGTCGAGGGACACCTTCGCCTGGACCGTGCTGTCGGCCCTCGCGGGCAAGGTCTCGTCCGCCGTAGACGAGGACAGGACTGTGTCGATCAGCCTCTACAAACAGCGCGGCGCGGGTCCCGGGCCGGCGTGA
- a CDS encoding UBP-type zinc finger domain-containing protein: protein MKQCTHAAALPHPEPQPLNETCPECLRDGTHPVQLRLCLTCGHVGCCDSSPGRHATGHHELSGHPVIRTFEPDEDWRWCFVDHVLV from the coding sequence ATGAAACAGTGCACGCACGCCGCCGCGTTGCCGCACCCCGAGCCCCAGCCGCTGAACGAGACCTGCCCGGAGTGCCTTCGGGATGGCACCCACCCGGTGCAGTTGCGGCTCTGTCTGACCTGCGGACACGTCGGCTGCTGCGACTCCTCACCGGGAAGGCACGCCACAGGGCACCACGAGCTGTCCGGTCACCCGGTGATACGGACCTTTGAGCCGGACGAGGACTGGCGGTGGTGCTTCGTAGACCACGTACTCGTGTGA
- a CDS encoding Na+/H+ antiporter gives MDVMPLLLLVAGSTAVAAAARRTPVPAPLLLVAVGLAVSYVPGVPSYALDPDIVLPLLLPPLLYTSASDSSYLDLRAHVRPVALLSVGYVLFATIVVGWAAHVIVPGLPLTAAMVLGAVVAPPDAVAATAVARRVGLPSRITTILQGESLLNDATAITAYKVALGAAVGAGATWAGGVGEFLLAAVGGIGVGLVLMAPLHWLRTHLTEPLLQNTLSLLIPFVAYGVAEQMHASGVLAVVVVALYLGHRAWEVDFATRLQEAAVWKMVAFILESAVFALIGLQLPVVLQRLGRYEGADAAWYATTIFLVVVAARFVWVYPATFLPRLLSARIREREQPPTWRGAMVTSWAGMRGVVSLAIAFAIPPTMSVGARNLVLFLTFSTVIGTLVVQGITLPPLIRLLKFPARDRQAETLVEANAQAQASRAAEARLGELLSDERNTLPPPLADRLRQVLERRRNAVWERLGQINPVTGESADDTYRRLSREMINTEREVFVKLRDLRHIDDEMLRTLLRRLDLEEAAAYREAG, from the coding sequence ATGGACGTGATGCCGCTGCTGTTGCTGGTGGCGGGCAGCACCGCGGTGGCCGCGGCAGCCCGGCGCACCCCGGTGCCAGCGCCCCTGCTGCTGGTCGCGGTCGGCCTAGCGGTGTCCTACGTCCCTGGTGTGCCGTCCTACGCCCTCGACCCGGACATCGTCCTGCCGTTGCTGTTGCCTCCGCTGCTGTACACCTCGGCCAGCGACAGTTCCTACCTCGACCTGCGGGCCCACGTGCGGCCGGTGGCACTGTTGTCGGTGGGCTACGTGCTGTTCGCGACCATCGTCGTCGGCTGGGCCGCCCATGTGATCGTCCCCGGACTGCCGTTGACCGCGGCCATGGTGCTGGGCGCGGTGGTCGCGCCGCCCGACGCCGTGGCCGCCACCGCCGTCGCTCGCCGGGTCGGGCTGCCCTCCCGGATCACCACGATCCTCCAGGGAGAGTCCCTGTTGAACGACGCCACCGCGATCACCGCCTACAAGGTGGCGCTCGGCGCGGCCGTCGGCGCGGGCGCCACCTGGGCGGGCGGCGTCGGCGAGTTCCTGCTCGCCGCGGTCGGCGGCATCGGCGTCGGCCTCGTGCTCATGGCACCCCTGCACTGGCTGCGCACCCACCTGACCGAACCCCTCCTGCAGAACACCCTCTCCTTGCTGATCCCGTTCGTCGCTTACGGGGTGGCTGAACAGATGCACGCCTCCGGGGTGCTCGCGGTCGTGGTCGTCGCCCTCTACCTCGGCCATCGGGCGTGGGAGGTCGACTTCGCCACCAGGCTCCAGGAGGCGGCGGTGTGGAAGATGGTCGCCTTCATCCTGGAGTCCGCGGTGTTCGCACTGATCGGCCTGCAACTGCCGGTCGTCCTCCAGCGGCTCGGACGGTACGAGGGCGCCGACGCCGCCTGGTACGCCACCACCATCTTCCTGGTCGTCGTCGCGGCCCGGTTCGTCTGGGTCTATCCGGCGACCTTCCTGCCCCGCCTGCTGTCCGCGCGCATCAGGGAACGCGAGCAGCCCCCGACCTGGCGGGGGGCGATGGTCACCTCGTGGGCGGGCATGCGCGGTGTCGTCTCCCTGGCCATCGCCTTCGCGATTCCGCCGACCATGAGCGTCGGTGCCCGCAACCTGGTGCTCTTCCTGACCTTCAGCACGGTCATCGGCACGCTGGTCGTGCAGGGGATCACCCTGCCCCCGCTGATCCGGCTGCTGAAGTTCCCCGCCCGCGACCGACAGGCAGAGACGCTGGTCGAGGCCAACGCCCAGGCCCAGGCCTCCCGGGCCGCCGAGGCCCGCCTCGGTGAACTCCTCTCCGACGAGCGCAACACCCTGCCGCCGCCGCTCGCCGACCGGCTGCGCCAGGTGCTGGAGCGTCGCCGCAACGCGGTCTGGGAACGCCTCGGGCAGATCAACCCGGTCACCGGTGAATCCGCGGACGACACCTACCGCAGGCTGTCCCGCGAGATGATCAACACCGAACGCGAGGTTTTCGTCAAGCTCCGCGATCTGCGCCACATCGACGACGAGATGCTGCGCACCCTGCTCAGACGCTTGGACCTGGAGGAGGCCGCGGCGTACCGGGAAGCCGGTTAG
- a CDS encoding 1-aminocyclopropane-1-carboxylate deaminase/D-cysteine desulfhydrase, with amino-acid sequence MTSPDPLSPRLPSPLWAVRDDRFDRRGLRLLLKRDDLIHPELIGNKWRKLMPNVEAAQGRALVTFGGAWSNHLRATAAAGRLLGLPTTGVVRGQELAGRPLNPSLARCAADGMRLHFVDRSVYRRKAEPETLAALLHAAGAEGSYVVPEGGSNTEAVHGCRALGAELRGHSDVVAVACGTGGTLAGLAAGLGPGQRALGIPVLRGGFLDTAVQTLQERAFGTRVGSWTLDDRFHFGGYARTTPGLEAFARGFEERHGLPVERLYVAKVLYGLVTLAEEGAFTRGTTIAAVVTGRPFPEG; translated from the coding sequence GTGACCAGCCCGGACCCGCTCTCCCCCCGCCTCCCCTCCCCCCTGTGGGCAGTGCGGGACGACCGTTTCGACCGGCGCGGGCTGCGGCTGCTGCTCAAGCGGGACGACTTGATCCACCCGGAGCTGATCGGCAACAAATGGCGCAAGCTGATGCCGAACGTCGAGGCGGCGCAGGGCCGGGCGTTGGTCACGTTCGGCGGCGCCTGGTCCAACCACCTGCGGGCCACCGCCGCCGCTGGCCGCCTGTTGGGGCTACCGACCACCGGCGTGGTCCGCGGGCAGGAGCTGGCCGGCCGTCCGCTCAATCCGTCCCTGGCCCGCTGCGCGGCCGACGGCATGCGTCTGCACTTCGTCGACAGATCGGTGTATCGGCGCAAGGCCGAACCGGAGACGCTGGCCGCGCTACTGCACGCGGCCGGCGCCGAGGGGAGCTATGTCGTCCCCGAGGGCGGCAGCAACACCGAGGCCGTGCACGGCTGCCGTGCCCTCGGTGCGGAACTGCGGGGTCACTCCGACGTGGTGGCGGTCGCCTGCGGCACCGGAGGTACGCTCGCGGGACTAGCCGCGGGGCTGGGCCCCGGGCAGCGTGCCCTCGGAATACCCGTTCTCCGGGGCGGCTTCCTGGACACCGCCGTGCAGACTCTGCAGGAACGTGCCTTCGGGACCCGCGTCGGCTCCTGGACCCTGGACGATCGCTTCCACTTTGGTGGTTACGCACGTACGACGCCGGGCCTGGAGGCGTTCGCACGAGGCTTCGAGGAGCGCCACGGCCTGCCCGTCGAACGTCTCTACGTCGCCAAGGTGCTGTACGGACTCGTCACCCTCGCGGAAGAGGGCGCCTTCACGCGCGGGACGACGATCGCCGCAGTCGTCACCGGGCGCCCGTTCCCGGAAGGCTAA
- a CDS encoding family 2B encapsulin nanocompartment shell protein, with protein sequence MSVGEEVRTEQGRPQQSLGTAAARNLATTTKSVPQMQEISSRWLLRTLPWADVQGGTYRVNRRLAYTVGDGRITFVKTGDQVEVIPAELGELPALRSYEDEEVLTELARRCRQRDFGPGEVIADFGNQSDEVYLLAHGRVEKIGTGPYGDDAVLGVLADGAYFGEQALLDPDAIWEYTARADTTCRVLILSRQDFEQVAERSDSLREHLEQVRQIPSQRTNKYGEKEVELAAGHSGESDIPHTFVDYEPRPREYELSIAQTVLRIHTRVADLYNQPMNQTEQQLRLTVEALKERQEHELVNNREFGLLSNCEYDQRLQPHDGVPSPDDMDELLSRRRGTKLFLAHPRAISAFGRELNKRGLVPETIDIGGNRIPTWRGVPIYPCNKIPVTEARTTSIIAMRTGEAEQGVIGLRQSGIPDEIEPSLSVRFMGINEQAVIKYLVTAYYSAAVLVPDALGVLENVEIGRWR encoded by the coding sequence ATGTCGGTAGGCGAAGAGGTCCGCACCGAGCAGGGCAGGCCGCAACAGTCCCTCGGGACGGCGGCGGCGCGGAACCTGGCCACCACCACCAAGTCCGTTCCGCAGATGCAGGAGATCAGCTCCCGCTGGTTGCTGCGCACGCTTCCCTGGGCGGACGTCCAGGGCGGAACGTACCGGGTGAACCGGCGGCTGGCGTACACCGTCGGCGACGGCCGCATCACCTTCGTAAAGACCGGGGACCAGGTGGAGGTCATCCCGGCGGAGCTCGGCGAACTGCCCGCCCTGCGCTCCTACGAGGACGAGGAGGTGCTGACAGAGCTGGCCCGGCGCTGCCGTCAGCGTGACTTCGGACCTGGCGAGGTGATTGCCGATTTCGGCAACCAGAGCGACGAGGTGTATCTGCTCGCCCACGGCAGGGTGGAGAAGATCGGCACTGGCCCGTACGGCGACGACGCCGTCCTCGGCGTCCTCGCCGACGGGGCCTACTTCGGCGAGCAGGCACTGCTCGACCCGGACGCCATCTGGGAGTACACCGCGCGCGCGGACACCACATGCAGGGTGTTGATCCTCAGCCGCCAGGACTTCGAGCAGGTTGCCGAGCGCTCCGACTCCCTGCGCGAACACCTTGAGCAGGTCCGCCAGATCCCCTCGCAGCGGACCAACAAGTACGGTGAGAAGGAGGTCGAGCTGGCGGCCGGTCACTCCGGCGAGTCCGACATTCCGCACACCTTCGTGGACTATGAGCCCCGGCCCCGTGAGTACGAGCTGAGCATCGCCCAGACGGTGCTGCGCATCCACACACGCGTGGCCGACCTGTACAACCAGCCGATGAACCAGACCGAGCAGCAACTGCGGCTCACGGTGGAGGCGCTCAAGGAGCGTCAGGAGCACGAACTGGTCAACAATCGTGAGTTCGGTCTGCTCAGCAACTGCGAGTACGACCAGCGGCTCCAGCCGCACGACGGTGTGCCCAGCCCGGACGACATGGACGAGCTGCTCAGCCGCCGCCGCGGCACCAAGCTGTTCCTCGCCCATCCGCGTGCCATCTCCGCCTTCGGCCGCGAGCTGAACAAGCGGGGACTGGTCCCGGAGACCATCGACATCGGCGGCAACCGCATCCCCACCTGGCGCGGGGTGCCGATCTACCCGTGCAACAAGATTCCGGTCACCGAGGCCCGCACGACCTCCATCATCGCCATGCGTACCGGCGAGGCGGAGCAGGGCGTCATCGGCCTCAGGCAGTCCGGTATCCCGGACGAGATCGAGCCGAGCCTGTCCGTGCGGTTCATGGGCATCAACGAACAGGCCGTCATCAAGTACCTGGTGACGGCCTACTACTCGGCAGCCGTCCTGGTGCCCGACGCGCTCGGCGTGCTGGAGAACGTCGAGATCGGCCGGTGGAGGTGA
- a CDS encoding family 2 encapsulin nanocompartment cargo protein polyprenyl transferase — protein MADFMTETERRSAAVPRPGTAAKRCGSTGNSTSGAHEAHEATVLLERTRALVDPELRAAVDSLPGSMRRIALYHFGWQHADGTPAADNAGKAIRPALVLAAASALGGPPARSAAVRAAAAVELVHNFTLLHDDVMDRDTSRRHRPTAWTVFGDADAILAGDALQALALRLLAEDPHPSSVPAAARLADCVVELCAGQHIDTGMECRAPEEITLDEVLAMAEAKTGALLGCACALGGLYAGAQEQDVAALDGFGRQAGLAFQLIDDVIGIWGDPRRTGKPVGADLAARKKSLPVVAALASDTPAAAELTELYGQPHVSGDAEDIARTALAVERAGGRDWAQTEAADRMARAMQELSRAVPDPEAAGGLLALAEFVTRRTS, from the coding sequence ATGGCCGACTTCATGACGGAGACCGAACGGCGCTCCGCAGCAGTGCCACGTCCCGGCACAGCTGCCAAGCGGTGCGGGAGCACCGGCAACAGCACCTCCGGTGCGCACGAGGCGCACGAGGCGACGGTGCTGCTGGAACGCACCCGTGCTCTGGTCGACCCGGAGCTGCGCGCAGCCGTCGATTCCCTCCCCGGCTCCATGCGCCGGATCGCGCTCTACCACTTCGGCTGGCAGCACGCGGACGGCACACCAGCTGCGGACAACGCCGGCAAGGCGATACGCCCCGCACTCGTCCTCGCCGCGGCCTCCGCGCTCGGCGGCCCCCCGGCCCGGTCGGCGGCCGTCCGGGCCGCTGCAGCGGTCGAGCTGGTCCACAACTTCACGCTCCTGCACGACGACGTGATGGACCGGGACACCTCCCGTCGGCACCGGCCGACGGCCTGGACCGTGTTCGGCGACGCCGATGCGATCCTCGCCGGAGACGCCCTGCAGGCGCTCGCCTTGCGGTTGCTCGCCGAGGACCCGCACCCGTCCTCCGTCCCGGCCGCAGCCCGGCTCGCGGACTGTGTCGTGGAGCTCTGCGCCGGCCAGCACATCGACACCGGAATGGAGTGCCGTGCCCCCGAGGAGATCACCCTCGACGAGGTGCTCGCCATGGCCGAGGCGAAGACCGGCGCGCTGCTGGGCTGCGCCTGTGCACTCGGCGGGCTGTACGCGGGAGCACAGGAGCAGGACGTAGCTGCACTGGACGGCTTCGGCCGCCAGGCCGGGCTCGCCTTCCAGCTGATCGACGACGTCATCGGCATTTGGGGAGACCCGCGGCGGACCGGCAAGCCAGTCGGCGCGGATCTCGCTGCCCGCAAGAAGTCCCTTCCAGTGGTGGCGGCGCTCGCCTCCGACACCCCGGCGGCGGCAGAACTCACCGAGCTGTACGGGCAGCCGCACGTCTCCGGGGACGCCGAGGACATCGCGCGAACGGCACTCGCCGTGGAGCGGGCCGGTGGCCGGGACTGGGCGCAGACGGAGGCCGCCGACCGAATGGCCCGCGCGATGCAGGAACTCTCCCGCGCGGTTCCCGATCCCGAGGCGGCGGGCGGTCTGCTGGCGCTCGCCGAGTTCGTGACCCGACGCACCAGCTGA